In uncultured Trichococcus sp., one DNA window encodes the following:
- the guaA gene encoding glutamine-hydrolyzing GMP synthase, producing the protein MIEQFTELEKIVVLDFGSQYNQLITRRIREFGVFSELVSHRTTAEDIKAMGNVKGVIFSGGPNSVYEEDAFKVDPAIFAMGIPVLGICYGMQLMTDHFGGKVIPAEEREYGRSDIQILDLDTPMFKGLSDIETVWMSHGDKITDIPAGFKVTATNDNCPVAAFANTAEKFYGVQFHPEVQHSVHGNEMLKNFAFEVCGCSGNWSIANFIEIETKKIRETVGDKKVLLGLSGGVDSSVVGVLLHKAIGSQLTCIFVDHGLLRKGEGDQVMESLVGKFGLNIIRVDAKKRFMDKLAGVSDPEQKRKIIGNEFVYVFDDEATKLQGIDFLAQGTLYTDVIESGTETAQTIKSHHNVGGLPEDMQFKLIEPLNTLFKDEVRELGTQLGMPDSIVWRQPFPGPGLGIRVIGEITEEKLEIVRDSDYILREEIANAGLERDVWQYFTVLPGFRSVGVMGDGRTYDYTIGIRAVTSIDGMTSDWARIPYEVLDKISRRIVNEVKHVNRIVYDITSKPPSTIEWE; encoded by the coding sequence ATGATAGAGCAATTTACCGAGTTGGAAAAAATCGTCGTACTGGATTTCGGCAGTCAATATAACCAATTGATTACACGACGCATCCGCGAATTCGGCGTATTCTCAGAGTTGGTTTCACACCGCACAACTGCTGAGGATATCAAAGCGATGGGGAACGTCAAGGGGGTCATTTTCTCCGGCGGCCCGAACAGCGTCTATGAAGAAGATGCTTTCAAAGTAGATCCGGCCATTTTCGCCATGGGCATCCCCGTATTGGGAATTTGTTACGGCATGCAATTGATGACCGATCATTTCGGCGGAAAAGTCATTCCTGCTGAAGAAAGAGAATACGGACGTTCCGACATCCAAATTCTTGATTTGGATACGCCAATGTTCAAAGGCCTTTCCGACATCGAAACTGTTTGGATGAGCCATGGTGATAAAATCACTGACATCCCTGCCGGCTTCAAAGTGACTGCCACAAACGACAACTGTCCTGTCGCAGCCTTCGCCAATACAGCAGAAAAATTCTACGGCGTCCAGTTCCATCCGGAAGTACAGCACTCTGTACACGGAAACGAAATGCTGAAGAACTTCGCCTTCGAAGTCTGCGGTTGCTCAGGTAACTGGTCGATCGCCAACTTCATCGAAATCGAAACTAAAAAAATCAGAGAAACTGTCGGCGACAAAAAAGTCTTGTTGGGACTTTCCGGCGGGGTTGATTCAAGCGTAGTCGGCGTATTGCTGCACAAAGCGATCGGCTCGCAATTGACTTGTATCTTTGTTGACCACGGCCTGTTGCGCAAAGGCGAAGGCGATCAAGTCATGGAAAGCCTGGTAGGCAAATTCGGCTTGAACATCATCCGCGTTGATGCGAAAAAACGTTTCATGGACAAACTGGCAGGCGTCAGCGATCCGGAACAAAAACGTAAAATCATCGGCAACGAATTCGTTTACGTATTTGACGATGAAGCTACGAAATTGCAAGGCATCGACTTCTTGGCCCAAGGAACGCTTTACACCGACGTGATCGAAAGTGGAACCGAGACTGCCCAAACAATCAAGTCCCACCACAACGTAGGCGGACTGCCTGAAGATATGCAATTCAAATTGATCGAGCCATTGAACACCTTGTTCAAAGATGAAGTCCGCGAATTGGGGACACAACTTGGCATGCCTGACAGCATCGTTTGGCGCCAGCCATTCCCAGGCCCTGGTTTGGGTATCCGCGTCATCGGCGAAATTACCGAAGAGAAATTGGAGATCGTCCGCGATTCAGACTACATCCTCCGCGAAGAAATCGCGAATGCCGGTTTGGAACGCGACGTATGGCAATACTTCACCGTCCTTCCAGGATTCCGCAGCGTAGGCGTAATGGGCGATGGCCGTACGTATGACTACACAATCGGTATCCGCGCCGTGACATCCATCGATGGCATGACGTCCGACTGGGCACGCATCCCTTACGAAGTGTTGGACAAGATTTCCCGTCGCATCGTAAATGAAGTAAAGCATGTCAACCGCATAGTGTACGACATTACGAGTAAGCCACCATCGACCATCGAGTGGGAATAA
- a CDS encoding metal ABC transporter ATP-binding protein translates to MGNLTIQNMNIAYQGQSAIKNATLAFEPNKLTGIVGPNGAGKSTLLKGIMGLTPLNTGEVSLYGKPLKDMMNKIAYVEQRQEIDLSFPIDVFGTVLFGTYAKLGFFQRPKQKEKELALKALEKVGMAAFKDRHISELSGGQLQRVFIARALAQEAEWLLLDEPFAGIDATSEKIIIELLKQLRDEGKSIVIVHHDLHKVQSYFDDIVLINKEVVANGPVSEVFTANNMGRAYGEAISEMISLGGGTNVK, encoded by the coding sequence ATGGGAAATTTAACAATCCAGAATATGAACATAGCCTATCAAGGGCAGTCTGCAATCAAAAATGCAACGCTTGCTTTTGAGCCGAACAAATTAACAGGGATCGTTGGCCCAAACGGGGCCGGAAAATCAACCTTATTGAAAGGGATCATGGGCTTGACGCCGTTAAATACTGGGGAGGTCAGTCTTTACGGCAAACCACTGAAGGACATGATGAACAAGATAGCTTATGTCGAACAGAGACAAGAAATCGACCTCTCATTTCCGATAGATGTTTTCGGAACCGTACTTTTTGGCACCTACGCCAAATTAGGTTTTTTCCAGAGACCGAAGCAAAAAGAAAAGGAATTGGCATTGAAGGCTTTAGAGAAAGTCGGCATGGCAGCTTTTAAAGATCGGCACATCAGTGAATTATCCGGTGGACAGCTGCAGCGCGTGTTCATTGCACGGGCGTTGGCTCAGGAAGCGGAATGGTTGCTGCTTGACGAACCTTTTGCCGGGATCGATGCTACAAGCGAGAAAATCATCATTGAACTGTTGAAACAACTCCGCGATGAAGGTAAATCAATCGTGATCGTGCATCATGATCTGCATAAAGTACAGTCTTATTTTGATGATATTGTCCTGATCAATAAAGAAGTGGTTGCCAATGGTCCTGTATCTGAGGTATTTACTGCCAATAATATGGGAAGGGCTTATGGGGAAGCAATTTCCGAAATGATCAGTCTAGGGGGTGGAACAAATGTTAAATGA
- a CDS encoding metal ABC transporter permease gives MLNEFIQGLLDFQFLQNALITSVMVGISAGIIGSFIILRGMSLMGDAISHAVLPGVAISYMLGSSYIIGATVFGMASAALIGFVTKHSRLKNDTAIGIVFSAFFALGIILISFARSSTDLYHILFGNVLAVRDSDMLLTAAVLIIVLISVPLFYKQLKLTSFAPTIAKSYGWNISAINYGLMFLLTLVAVTSLQTVGTILVIAMLITPAATAYQLTDKLIVMIVLSTVFGTLSSIVGLYFSYSYNLPSGATIVMAAAAFFIVAFVFAPKKGLIGQLRKENLHYEE, from the coding sequence ATGTTAAATGAATTCATTCAAGGACTCTTGGATTTCCAATTCCTGCAGAACGCTTTGATCACTTCCGTTATGGTCGGGATTTCTGCCGGAATCATCGGTTCCTTCATCATCTTGCGGGGGATGTCTTTAATGGGGGATGCCATCTCGCACGCAGTATTACCTGGCGTGGCGATTTCTTACATGCTGGGGAGCAGCTATATCATCGGCGCCACGGTTTTTGGGATGGCGTCGGCCGCGCTCATCGGTTTTGTCACGAAACACAGTCGTTTAAAAAACGATACGGCAATCGGAATCGTCTTCAGCGCATTTTTTGCGCTAGGGATCATCTTGATTTCCTTCGCCAGAAGCTCCACGGATTTGTATCATATCCTCTTCGGAAATGTTCTAGCAGTCCGGGATTCTGACATGCTGTTGACTGCCGCTGTGCTTATCATCGTCTTGATCTCAGTGCCGCTTTTCTATAAACAACTCAAACTGACTTCCTTTGCGCCGACGATTGCAAAATCATATGGTTGGAACATCAGTGCGATCAACTATGGATTAATGTTTTTGCTGACACTTGTGGCGGTGACTTCGCTTCAGACAGTCGGGACGATTTTGGTGATCGCAATGCTGATCACACCGGCTGCGACAGCCTATCAACTGACCGATAAATTGATTGTCATGATTGTCCTGTCGACAGTGTTTGGAACCCTCAGCTCTATTGTAGGGCTTTACTTCAGCTACAGTTACAACTTGCCGTCTGGGGCGACGATTGTCATGGCAGCAGCTGCCTTTTTCATCGTGGCATTCGTTTTTGCACCGAAGAAGGGCCTGATTGGTCAATTAAGGAAGGAGAATTTACATTATGAAGAATAA
- a CDS encoding metal ABC transporter substrate-binding protein — protein sequence MKNKLLLLTAVLFVGVLGGCGNSPESDSGNTDAPETTETKLKVVSTNSIIGDMVEKIGGNLIDAHSIVPVGTDPHEYEPLPEDIRKASEADIVFYNGLNLETGNGWFDKLMETAGKEENEDYFVVSKNVEPLYLSGNSSQQDPHAWLDISNGIRYITEISRVMSEKDPENKAAYEENADAYIADLTELDSEAKKEFADIPEEKKLLVTSEGAFKYFSQAYGLQAAYIWEINTESQGTPDQMKQIIEKVRDSEVPVLFVETSVDPRSMERLSNEVDLAVFSNLFTDSIAKEGEDGDSYYEMMKWNLEKIHEGLSQ from the coding sequence ATGAAGAATAAATTATTGTTGCTTACGGCAGTGCTATTTGTAGGTGTTTTGGGAGGCTGCGGAAATTCTCCGGAAAGTGATTCAGGAAATACGGATGCACCAGAAACAACAGAAACCAAGCTTAAAGTGGTCTCCACCAATTCCATAATCGGCGACATGGTAGAAAAAATTGGAGGGAATCTGATTGATGCGCACAGTATCGTGCCTGTCGGGACTGACCCGCACGAATACGAACCCCTGCCGGAAGACATTCGAAAAGCCAGCGAAGCTGATATCGTGTTCTACAACGGCTTGAATTTGGAAACTGGCAATGGCTGGTTTGACAAATTGATGGAAACTGCTGGTAAAGAAGAAAATGAGGATTACTTCGTTGTCAGTAAAAATGTCGAACCGCTGTATCTGTCGGGAAACAGTTCGCAACAAGATCCGCATGCTTGGTTGGACATTTCCAACGGCATCCGCTACATCACCGAAATCTCACGCGTCATGAGCGAAAAAGATCCTGAAAATAAAGCAGCCTATGAAGAAAATGCGGATGCTTACATTGCCGATTTGACGGAACTGGACAGCGAAGCAAAAAAAGAATTTGCTGATATCCCCGAGGAAAAGAAGCTGTTGGTGACCAGCGAAGGAGCTTTCAAGTATTTCTCCCAAGCTTACGGATTACAAGCCGCCTATATTTGGGAAATCAATACCGAAAGTCAAGGTACGCCTGATCAAATGAAGCAAATCATTGAAAAAGTCCGAGACTCTGAAGTTCCGGTTCTCTTTGTGGAGACGAGCGTCGATCCCCGAAGCATGGAACGGTTGTCAAACGAGGTGGATCTTGCAGTTTTCAGCAATCTGTTCACGGATTCCATCGCAAAAGAAGGGGAAGACGGTGACAGCTATTACGAGATGATGAAATGGAATCTGGAAAAGATTCATGAAGGATTGAGCCAGTAA
- a CDS encoding sodium/proline symporter, with product MDKALIFMAMAGYMSIIIGIGFYYYKRSNESSDNFFLGGRSLGPWVAAISAGASDMSGWLLMGLPGVAYWSGLSDAFWTAIGLAAGTALNWIIVSKRLRHYSESARAITLPEFFSNRFHEDKRVILTVSSTFIFVFFSVYAASCFVTVGKLFATLFEVPYIPMMIGGAVFVVFYTFIGGFLAESVSDFMQGIIMIVALAVVLVGGVLHAGGPGAVIDNLKGIPGFLDFFGIATPTLVDGVQQADGALAAFGPAGKYGLITIASSMAWGLGYFGMPQVLLRFMAIRSADEIKQSRRIGITWTMLSLSASVLIGLIGRAMFPMALTTASTSETIFIEMSTLLFPPLLAGVVMSGILAATISSADSYLLIAASAFSKNIYKGVLRRDASDQQVMAMTRMILIVLAIVGIIIALDENSVIFTIVSFAWAGFGATFGPLMLFSLFWKKTTRQGAIAGMLTGGIAVFIWKLLIKPIGGVFGIYELLPAFILSCVAIGIFSLIGEKPSAAMEEEFEMVKSQSKA from the coding sequence ATGGATAAAGCATTAATTTTTATGGCGATGGCCGGCTACATGTCGATCATCATCGGAATCGGCTTCTACTACTACAAGCGGTCGAACGAAAGCTCCGATAACTTCTTCCTGGGCGGACGCAGTCTGGGCCCTTGGGTCGCCGCAATCAGTGCAGGAGCTTCGGACATGAGCGGGTGGCTGCTGATGGGTCTTCCGGGCGTGGCTTATTGGTCAGGTTTGTCCGACGCTTTCTGGACAGCAATCGGATTGGCGGCCGGAACAGCGCTGAACTGGATCATCGTTTCGAAACGGTTGCGTCATTATTCCGAATCGGCGAGAGCGATCACGTTACCGGAATTCTTCAGTAATCGATTCCATGAGGACAAACGCGTCATCTTGACGGTTTCTTCCACATTCATCTTCGTATTCTTTTCCGTCTATGCAGCCAGCTGCTTTGTTACAGTAGGGAAGCTCTTCGCAACCTTGTTCGAAGTGCCTTACATCCCAATGATGATCGGCGGAGCGGTGTTTGTCGTATTCTACACATTCATCGGCGGATTTTTGGCGGAGAGTGTTTCTGACTTTATGCAGGGCATCATCATGATCGTGGCTTTGGCTGTTGTATTGGTAGGAGGCGTCCTGCATGCTGGTGGCCCGGGAGCGGTCATCGATAACCTGAAGGGTATCCCAGGGTTCTTGGATTTCTTCGGCATCGCAACTCCGACCTTGGTCGACGGGGTCCAGCAGGCCGATGGCGCGTTGGCTGCTTTTGGACCTGCCGGAAAATACGGCCTGATCACAATCGCTTCGAGCATGGCTTGGGGCCTTGGGTATTTCGGTATGCCGCAAGTGCTGTTGCGCTTTATGGCGATCCGTTCGGCTGATGAAATCAAGCAATCTCGCCGCATCGGCATCACTTGGACGATGCTTTCGCTGAGCGCTTCCGTCCTGATCGGCCTGATCGGGCGCGCGATGTTCCCGATGGCCTTGACGACAGCTTCGACATCGGAAACGATTTTCATTGAGATGTCGACGTTGTTATTCCCGCCTCTATTGGCCGGGGTCGTCATGTCGGGCATTTTGGCGGCGACGATCAGTTCCGCGGATTCTTATCTCCTGATCGCCGCAAGTGCCTTTTCGAAAAACATCTATAAAGGCGTTCTGCGCAGGGATGCTTCAGATCAGCAAGTCATGGCGATGACGCGGATGATCCTGATTGTCTTGGCAATCGTCGGAATCATCATCGCTTTGGATGAAAATTCTGTCATCTTCACGATCGTATCCTTTGCATGGGCGGGATTCGGTGCGACATTCGGACCGTTGATGCTGTTTTCCTTGTTCTGGAAAAAAACAACGCGGCAAGGCGCTATCGCCGGTATGTTGACAGGCGGAATCGCTGTTTTCATCTGGAAGCTTCTGATCAAACCGATCGGTGGCGTGTTCGGCATCTACGAACTGTTGCCGGCATTCATCCTATCCTGTGTGGCGATCGGGATCTTCTCCTTGATCGGGGAAAAACCGTCAGCTGCGATGGAAGAAGAATTCGAAATGGTGAAAAGCCAGTCGAAAGCCTAA
- a CDS encoding aminotransferase class I/II-fold pyridoxal phosphate-dependent enzyme, producing MAEKVLFNSDTYLEGHSDKITYQISNVKAKNITHIKMPLFEALVKYAKQDVTPFDVPGHKMGAQMTPFKMAVGDMTMQMDVNSMKELDLLSHPQAVIKEAQELAAKAYNADQAFFLVNGTTVGIQAMIMSVVGPNDSILVPRNCHKSVMSGLILSGAKPIFIQPEMDLAFGISHGISVERIIKGLDENPKAKALLVTYPTYFGSLNDLETICDIAHERGVVVIVDSAHGAHLPFMPGKMKDPMKAGADAVTYSMHKTGGSLTQSSLMVMQGERISATKLQKVLNMLQSTSANYLLMSSIDAARSELAMYGKDRYKKLRPVVSEAIEAIEAFGDYEVLKADYIKDKFDQTYDWTKLVIRVNDIGLTGFEVYTILKEEYGIQMELAEGYVVMAVISTADTRESIGRLVDALMDVRRRYKKASQHFDAHVMTCSINKLACSPRDAFYADNEVVGIDDAIGRISADSIMIYPPGIPLIIPGEVISEAVVQHYHYYNETLGNVLTEEKMPHQIKVLKD from the coding sequence TTGGCTGAAAAGGTTCTATTCAATTCAGACACTTATTTGGAAGGTCATTCCGACAAAATCACTTACCAAATTTCTAACGTTAAAGCAAAAAATATTACACATATCAAAATGCCGCTTTTCGAAGCGCTTGTTAAATATGCGAAACAGGACGTTACACCTTTCGATGTCCCTGGACATAAAATGGGTGCGCAGATGACGCCATTTAAAATGGCAGTCGGTGATATGACGATGCAGATGGATGTCAACTCCATGAAAGAATTGGACTTGTTGAGCCATCCGCAAGCCGTCATAAAAGAAGCACAGGAATTGGCTGCAAAAGCATACAATGCCGATCAGGCCTTTTTCCTGGTGAACGGTACGACTGTAGGCATCCAAGCGATGATCATGAGCGTGGTGGGACCGAACGATTCGATTTTGGTTCCCCGCAACTGCCATAAATCAGTGATGAGCGGGTTGATCTTGAGCGGCGCAAAGCCGATCTTCATCCAGCCCGAAATGGATTTGGCTTTCGGAATTTCTCACGGTATTTCCGTGGAACGCATCATCAAAGGCTTGGATGAAAATCCTAAAGCGAAAGCTCTTTTGGTCACGTATCCGACTTATTTCGGATCTTTGAACGATTTAGAGACGATCTGTGATATCGCACATGAACGCGGTGTTGTTGTCATCGTCGACAGTGCGCATGGCGCGCATTTGCCGTTCATGCCCGGAAAAATGAAGGATCCGATGAAAGCCGGAGCCGATGCGGTGACTTATTCCATGCACAAAACCGGCGGATCCTTGACGCAGAGCTCCTTGATGGTGATGCAAGGCGAGCGCATTTCCGCAACAAAATTGCAAAAAGTGCTGAACATGCTGCAATCGACAAGCGCGAACTACTTGTTGATGAGCTCGATCGATGCCGCACGCAGCGAATTGGCGATGTACGGCAAAGACCGCTACAAAAAACTGCGTCCGGTCGTCAGCGAAGCGATTGAAGCGATCGAAGCATTCGGCGACTATGAAGTATTGAAAGCCGACTACATCAAAGATAAATTTGACCAGACTTATGACTGGACCAAATTGGTGATCCGCGTGAATGATATCGGCCTGACCGGCTTCGAAGTCTACACAATCTTGAAGGAAGAATACGGCATCCAAATGGAGTTGGCTGAAGGCTATGTCGTGATGGCAGTCATCAGCACAGCCGATACGCGCGAATCGATCGGAAGATTGGTTGATGCCTTGATGGATGTCCGCAGACGCTACAAAAAAGCAAGCCAACATTTCGATGCGCACGTCATGACTTGCAGCATCAACAAATTGGCCTGCAGTCCGCGTGACGCCTTCTATGCCGACAATGAAGTGGTCGGCATCGACGACGCAATCGGCCGCATCAGTGCCGACTCGATCATGATCTACCCGCCAGGAATTCCGTTGATCATCCCTGGTGAAGTGATCTCCGAGGCAGTCGTGCAGCATTACCACTACTACAATGAAACTTTAGGCAACGTCCTGACTGAGGAAAAAATGCCTCATCAGATCAAAGTCCTGAAAGACTAA